A window from Culex pipiens pallens isolate TS chromosome 3, TS_CPP_V2, whole genome shotgun sequence encodes these proteins:
- the LOC120419511 gene encoding electron transfer flavoprotein beta subunit lysine methyltransferase-like isoform X1, producing the protein MLLRKLVARCQSAASGGGVFVVAAAAANLQPCLLRRFQPGSSFCYHDAVDYHDDGSTNTGKNGGSMGETPRQRPMPSVQVPDGIDHLIQSSSPCPPQTSNSLRSKILRNTCISRHHLTPEIALRLITPECDIYHRPIAANSEDGGHGFDADPFWGFYWPGGQALTRFILDNGHLFEGRRVLDVGCGCGTSSIAASRVAASHVVANDIDHAALEATRVNAELNQITDLELDRRNRIGDVNDSYDVVLIGDLFYDTEIADLLLPWLAALTKTARKTEIYVGDPGRHGLTRREGRLGSSMTQLARYELPANVCIENNGFSHATVWKFEGEDFR; encoded by the exons ATGCTGCTTCGAAAGCTGGTGGCGCGTTGCCAATCGGCGGCGTCGGGGGGTGGCGTCttcgtcgtcgccgccgccgccgcaaaTCTACAGCCTTGTCTACTACGACGATTTCAGCCGGGCAGCAGCTTCTGTTATCACGACGCAGTTGATTATCATGACGACGGATCGACAAACACCGGCAAAAACGGTGGCAGTATGGGTGAAAC CCCTCGCCAACGTCCGATGCCATCGGTCCAAGTTCCCGACGGCATTGACCACTTAATTCAATCATCATCCCCCTGCCCGCCGCAAACTAGCAATTCACTGCGCAGCAAAATATTGCGCAACACGTGCATTTCACGCCACCACTTGACACCGGAGATCGCGCTGCGACTCATAACGCCCGAGTGTGACATTTATCATCGGCCAATAGCGGCAAATTCTGAGGATGGGGGCCACGGATTCGACGCCGACCCGTTTTGGGGATTCTACTGGCCCGGTGGCCAGGCTTTAACCAG GTTCATCCTCGACAACGGGCATCTGTTCGAGGGTCGTCGCGTGCTGGACGTTGGCTGTGGCTGCGGGACATCCTCCATCGCGGCCAGCCGGGTCGCGGCCAGCCATGTCGTCGCCAACGACATTGACCACG CTGCCCTGGAAGCGACGCGTGTCAACGCGGAACTCAACCAGATCACAGACCTAGAGCTGGACCGGCGAAACCGTATCGGTGACGTCAACGACAGCTATGACGTCGTGCTGATTGGGGACCTGTTCTACGACACCGAAATTGCGGATCTGCTGCTGCCATGGCTTGCTGCGTTGACGAAGACGGCGCGAAAAACGGAG ATTTACGTTGGGGACCCCGGACGGCATGGGTTGACGCGGAGGGAGGGTCGTTTGGGGAGCAGTATGACTCAATTAGCACGATATGAGCTGCCGGCGAATGTTTGTATCGAGAATAACGGATTTTCGCACGCGACGGTGTGGAAGTTTGAAGGTGAAGATTTTCGGtga
- the LOC120419490 gene encoding uncharacterized protein LOC120419490 — protein MVIAAEEQLSQVMAPVMKECDGEGCCAPVGVTAKRALLVANIEERVVVGLSDAIQALAKTPEEFLFCFMAPPKPGDSATHMHEVLLQAFCFEHDIYIIKIDSAEKLSRLLGSTTLQSCALVQKTMSADHQHEILSKVEDQLVDYCEEHWEDPVKPVVKLPEK, from the exons ATGGTGATAGCCGCTGAAGAGCAACTGAGCCAAGTGATGGCTCCAGTGATGAAGGAGTGTGATGGGGAGGGATGTTGTGCTCCGGTTGGGGTGACGGCCAAGCGTGCCCTACTGGTGGCCAACATCGAGGAACGAGTCGTGGTGGGTTTGTCGGATGCCATCCAGGCGCTCGCCAAAACGCCGGAGGAGTTCCTGTTTTGCTTTATGGCGCCACCCAAGCCCGGGGACAGTGCCACCCACATGCACGAGGTCCTGCTGCAGGCCTTCTGCTTCGAGCACGACATTTACATAATCAAG ATTGACAGTGCGGAAAAACTAAGCCGCTTGCTGGGCTCAACCACCCTGCAGTCCTGTGCCCTCGTCCAGAAGACCATGTCCGCGGACCACCAGCACGAGATCCTGTCCAAGGTCGAGGACCAGCTGGTGGACTACTGCGAGGAGCACTGGGAAGATCCGGTCAAGCCAGTGGTCAAGCTGCCGGAAAAGTAA
- the LOC120419511 gene encoding electron transfer flavoprotein beta subunit lysine methyltransferase-like isoform X2 has protein sequence MPSVQVPDGIDHLIQSSSPCPPQTSNSLRSKILRNTCISRHHLTPEIALRLITPECDIYHRPIAANSEDGGHGFDADPFWGFYWPGGQALTRFILDNGHLFEGRRVLDVGCGCGTSSIAASRVAASHVVANDIDHAALEATRVNAELNQITDLELDRRNRIGDVNDSYDVVLIGDLFYDTEIADLLLPWLAALTKTARKTEIYVGDPGRHGLTRREGRLGSSMTQLARYELPANVCIENNGFSHATVWKFEGEDFR, from the exons ATGCCATCGGTCCAAGTTCCCGACGGCATTGACCACTTAATTCAATCATCATCCCCCTGCCCGCCGCAAACTAGCAATTCACTGCGCAGCAAAATATTGCGCAACACGTGCATTTCACGCCACCACTTGACACCGGAGATCGCGCTGCGACTCATAACGCCCGAGTGTGACATTTATCATCGGCCAATAGCGGCAAATTCTGAGGATGGGGGCCACGGATTCGACGCCGACCCGTTTTGGGGATTCTACTGGCCCGGTGGCCAGGCTTTAACCAG GTTCATCCTCGACAACGGGCATCTGTTCGAGGGTCGTCGCGTGCTGGACGTTGGCTGTGGCTGCGGGACATCCTCCATCGCGGCCAGCCGGGTCGCGGCCAGCCATGTCGTCGCCAACGACATTGACCACG CTGCCCTGGAAGCGACGCGTGTCAACGCGGAACTCAACCAGATCACAGACCTAGAGCTGGACCGGCGAAACCGTATCGGTGACGTCAACGACAGCTATGACGTCGTGCTGATTGGGGACCTGTTCTACGACACCGAAATTGCGGATCTGCTGCTGCCATGGCTTGCTGCGTTGACGAAGACGGCGCGAAAAACGGAG ATTTACGTTGGGGACCCCGGACGGCATGGGTTGACGCGGAGGGAGGGTCGTTTGGGGAGCAGTATGACTCAATTAGCACGATATGAGCTGCCGGCGAATGTTTGTATCGAGAATAACGGATTTTCGCACGCGACGGTGTGGAAGTTTGAAGGTGAAGATTTTCGGtga